A region of Candidatus Binataceae bacterium DNA encodes the following proteins:
- a CDS encoding methyltransferase, with protein sequence MIRTSVRGIDVVLETDPRLFSPHEIDAGTLAMLSHAPFTEKDKVLDLGCGYGVVGIVAARLIGAERVWMIDSDAIAIEIASRNVRANEVDGVVVTRSEGFSDFQETGFTQILCNPPYHTDFRVPKQFIHKGFNRLLVGGTLWMVTQRQLWYRNKLKAIFGRVREHSRPPYTVFEATKTSPRYATASTH encoded by the coding sequence GTGATTCGAACCAGTGTCAGAGGCATCGACGTCGTGCTGGAGACGGATCCGCGCCTGTTTTCGCCGCACGAGATCGATGCCGGCACGCTTGCGATGCTGTCGCATGCTCCGTTCACGGAAAAGGACAAGGTTCTAGATCTTGGGTGCGGATACGGAGTGGTGGGCATCGTGGCCGCCAGACTCATTGGAGCCGAACGCGTCTGGATGATCGACAGCGACGCCATTGCGATCGAGATTGCATCGCGGAACGTCCGCGCGAACGAAGTGGACGGCGTCGTGGTGACGCGGAGCGAGGGTTTCAGCGACTTTCAGGAGACGGGGTTTACGCAGATTCTGTGCAATCCGCCGTATCACACCGATTTCCGCGTGCCCAAACAATTCATCCACAAGGGTTTCAACAGGCTTCTGGTCGGGGGGACGCTATGGATGGTCACGCAACGACAGCTGTGGTATCGGAACAAGCTGAAGGCGATCTTCGGGCGCGTGCGTGAGCACAGTCGCCCACCGTACACGGTGTTCGAGGCCACGAAGACTTCGCCCAGGTACGCAACTGCGTCCACACATTAG
- a CDS encoding sigma-70 family RNA polymerase sigma factor, whose protein sequence is MTVGKPSPVEPKQAQPSFASSAQYLQYAEVVAEFGGALARLTNAYEADPDRRRDLLQDVHLALWQSLASFDQRCSLRTWVYRIAHNTALTHVTRNRRVRLRTSYTLDSIGDIADLHDIETQTGQNQALQRLHRLIGLLQSPDRQVILLYLEDLDAESIAAITGLTPGHVATKIHRIKTLLTRQFHSGEISHA, encoded by the coding sequence ATGACCGTCGGCAAGCCGAGTCCCGTGGAGCCCAAGCAAGCGCAGCCATCTTTCGCATCGTCGGCCCAGTACTTACAGTACGCAGAGGTCGTCGCTGAGTTTGGTGGCGCACTGGCGCGGCTGACGAACGCTTATGAGGCCGACCCTGATCGTCGGCGCGATCTGCTGCAGGATGTGCACTTGGCTTTATGGCAAAGTCTCGCATCATTCGATCAGCGCTGCTCACTGCGGACCTGGGTCTACCGGATTGCCCACAATACGGCGCTTACGCACGTGACGCGGAACCGAAGAGTGCGCCTGCGCACTAGTTATACGCTCGACTCGATCGGCGACATTGCAGACTTACACGACATTGAGACCCAAACTGGCCAGAATCAAGCCCTCCAGCGTCTACACCGACTCATCGGCCTTCTTCAATCGCCTGATCGACAGGTGATCTTGCTTTATTTGGAAGACCTGGACGCCGAATCAATTGCTGCGATCACGGGGCTAACACCGGGCCACGTGGCGACCAAAATTCATCGTATCAAGACATTGCTGACTCGACAGTTTCATAGCGGGGAGATCAGTCATGCGTGA